In Metasolibacillus fluoroglycofenilyticus, a single genomic region encodes these proteins:
- a CDS encoding malate:quinone oxidoreductase, translating to MSNRHTQSDVILIGAGIMSATLGAILKELAPDWKITVFEQLDKAGEESSHELNNAGTGHAALCELNYTSEKSDGSIDISKAINVNEQFQVSMQFWSYLVQNKLIDNPQDFIMPLPHMSMVQGADNVVFLKKRFETMIQNPLFKGMEFSDNPETLKQWIPLIMNDRKSNEPIAATKIDTGTDVNFGALTRMLVKNLENQSVEVNFKHSVHSINRMKNGLWEVKVHDKDGCRMEYHKAKFVFLGAGGGSLELLQKTGIPEGKHIGGFPISGLFLQCKNEEIINQHHAKVYGKAAVGAPPMSVPHLDTRYIDGKKSLLFGPFAGFSPKFLKTGSNMDLVASIKPHNILTLLACGAKEMSLTKYLIQQLLLSKEQRMDELRDFVPNAKSEDWEVIVAGQRVQVIKDTEAGGKGTLQFGTEVVSAADGSIAALLGASPGASTAVPVMLEVIKRCFPQELKKWEPKIKEMIPSFGQKLMDNPALLEEIHASTAEVLQFNK from the coding sequence ATGAGTAACAGACATACACAATCAGATGTTATCTTAATTGGTGCCGGAATAATGAGTGCTACTTTGGGGGCAATCCTTAAAGAATTAGCGCCAGATTGGAAAATTACAGTGTTTGAGCAGCTTGATAAAGCGGGTGAGGAAAGCTCTCACGAATTAAATAATGCAGGGACAGGACATGCTGCATTATGTGAGCTGAACTATACTTCTGAAAAATCTGACGGCTCAATTGACATCAGCAAAGCAATTAATGTAAACGAGCAATTCCAAGTTTCAATGCAGTTTTGGTCATACTTAGTGCAAAATAAACTAATCGACAACCCGCAAGATTTTATTATGCCGCTACCTCATATGAGTATGGTGCAAGGTGCAGATAATGTAGTGTTTTTGAAAAAACGTTTTGAAACAATGATTCAAAATCCACTATTTAAAGGTATGGAGTTTTCAGATAATCCAGAAACGCTAAAACAGTGGATTCCACTTATTATGAACGACCGCAAGTCTAATGAGCCAATTGCCGCTACTAAAATTGATACAGGTACGGATGTGAACTTTGGTGCTTTAACACGTATGCTCGTTAAAAACTTAGAAAACCAAAGTGTAGAAGTAAACTTTAAACATAGTGTACACAGCATAAACCGTATGAAAAATGGATTATGGGAAGTAAAAGTCCATGATAAAGACGGCTGCAGAATGGAATACCATAAGGCGAAATTCGTCTTCCTCGGCGCAGGTGGTGGAAGCTTAGAGCTATTGCAAAAAACAGGTATTCCTGAAGGGAAGCATATCGGTGGATTCCCAATCAGTGGATTATTTTTACAATGTAAAAATGAAGAAATTATTAACCAACATCATGCAAAAGTATATGGGAAGGCAGCGGTTGGCGCACCACCAATGTCAGTTCCACATTTAGATACACGCTATATTGATGGAAAAAAATCCCTATTATTTGGACCGTTCGCAGGCTTCTCACCGAAGTTCTTAAAAACAGGCTCAAATATGGATTTAGTAGCATCGATTAAGCCGCATAATATTTTAACATTGCTTGCTTGTGGCGCGAAAGAAATGTCTTTAACAAAATATTTAATTCAACAGCTATTATTATCAAAAGAACAACGCATGGACGAGCTACGTGATTTTGTTCCTAATGCAAAATCAGAGGATTGGGAAGTAATTGTCGCAGGTCAACGTGTACAAGTAATTAAAGACACAGAGGCAGGCGGAAAAGGCACGCTACAATTTGGTACGGAAGTTGTTAGCGCGGCTGACGGCTCAATTGCAGCATTATTAGGTGCTTCACCAGGTGCTTCAACAGCCGTTCCAGTTATGCTTGAAGTAATCAAGCGCTGCTTCCCACAAGAGCTGAAAAAATGGGAGCCAAAAATTAAAGAAATGATTCCATCATTTGGTCAAAAATTAATGGACAACCCAGCACTTTTAGAAGAAATTCACGCTTCAACAGCAGAGGTATTACAATTCAACAAATAA
- a CDS encoding histidine kinase N-terminal 7TM domain-containing diguanylate cyclase produces the protein MGIAVTPPLGLLLIMQYLGFRVTKKVFIGLLIIPIITLLMVATNDYHYLHYKIFEFDAALGKPYIYQEIGLWYSIHGAFIFASMLVAFFLLLFHWKETDKVYRPQLIALMGSQFLPMTMAFIYSLGLTPDGFDPVPAVLVISSLLFLWAIRSSSLFRNMPVAKDRIFNSINDGVVVLDDHHRLIEFNQACSQMFPQLKRSMLGMSFQDVWDSLLEKPMPYTLDSLATMQEVSLPETGRTYQVRLSALQQPNYQNGLVIIFNDITELKDLQLKLEQLAYYDELTQIYNRRAFFEKCMQLYTVAKEQNAPFTVMLMDVDYFKKVNDTYGHAIGDQVLAHVAQVCKSQLKDKELFARYGGEEFVLALPNYSVVEAEQLGNQIRQAIENTPLVKDDIVVATTISGGLAEAAKEIEETLYQLLNAADKALYRAKHNGRNCIYGGPDRK, from the coding sequence TTGGGTATAGCAGTAACACCACCATTAGGATTGCTTCTTATCATGCAATATTTGGGGTTTCGCGTAACGAAAAAGGTTTTTATTGGCTTGCTCATTATCCCCATCATTACATTGCTCATGGTAGCGACAAATGACTATCATTATCTGCATTACAAAATATTTGAGTTTGATGCTGCTTTAGGAAAGCCTTATATTTATCAAGAAATCGGGCTATGGTATTCCATTCATGGTGCCTTTATTTTTGCTAGCATGCTAGTTGCTTTTTTTCTATTGCTTTTCCATTGGAAAGAAACAGATAAAGTTTATCGTCCACAATTAATCGCATTAATGGGAAGTCAGTTTCTCCCTATGACGATGGCTTTTATCTACTCCCTAGGTTTAACGCCTGACGGTTTCGATCCTGTGCCAGCAGTACTAGTAATCTCATCTTTATTATTTTTATGGGCAATCCGTTCATCAAGTCTGTTTCGTAATATGCCGGTAGCTAAAGATAGGATTTTTAACAGCATTAATGACGGTGTTGTTGTATTAGACGACCATCATCGTTTGATTGAGTTTAATCAAGCATGTAGTCAAATGTTTCCGCAGTTAAAAAGATCCATGCTCGGAATGAGCTTTCAGGATGTATGGGACTCATTATTAGAAAAACCTATGCCTTATACACTTGACTCGTTAGCAACAATGCAGGAAGTTTCGCTGCCAGAAACAGGACGTACCTATCAAGTGCGTTTATCTGCCTTACAGCAGCCGAATTATCAAAATGGCTTAGTGATTATTTTCAATGATATTACAGAGTTAAAGGATTTACAGCTCAAGCTAGAGCAATTAGCTTATTATGATGAATTGACGCAAATCTATAATCGTCGAGCTTTTTTTGAGAAGTGTATGCAACTATATACGGTGGCAAAGGAGCAAAATGCCCCTTTTACAGTGATGTTAATGGATGTGGATTACTTTAAAAAGGTAAATGATACATATGGTCATGCAATTGGTGACCAAGTGTTGGCACATGTTGCACAAGTTTGTAAATCGCAGTTAAAGGACAAGGAATTGTTTGCACGTTATGGCGGGGAAGAATTTGTCCTTGCATTGCCAAATTATTCAGTAGTAGAGGCGGAGCAATTAGGAAATCAAATACGCCAAGCTATAGAGAATACACCATTAGTTAAAGATGACATCGTAGTAGCTACGACAATTAGCGGCGGTTTAGCTGAAGCAGCAAAGGAAATAGAAGAAACTTTATATCAATTATTGAATGCGGCAGATAAAGCATTATATAGGGCCAAGCACAATGGACGAAACTGTATATATGGGGGGCCTGACAGGAAATAA
- a CDS encoding ABC transporter substrate-binding protein: MRTITDHIGRQVTCSTQPQRIISICPAITETLFAIGAEELLIGRTKYCIFPKGQVEKLTAVGGTKQVDINLIKQLKPDLILAEKEENTAEIVTQLEQIAPVFVAEVQAIEDGHRLIETLGMLTNKNNKATKLVQASKAGFASLPQQSRGLAGYVIWRKPYMVVGDTTYIHDVLARLGFENPFAQLDGRYPIVSQEQFKATQLDVLFLASEPFPYSEKHIAEFQEFLPHTKIVLVDGEMFWYGAKMVEASSYLTALVKQL, encoded by the coding sequence ATGCGAACAATAACAGACCATATTGGGCGACAGGTGACATGTTCTACCCAACCACAGCGCATTATTTCCATTTGCCCTGCCATTACCGAAACATTATTTGCTATAGGCGCAGAAGAGCTACTAATCGGGCGTACGAAGTATTGCATTTTTCCGAAAGGACAGGTAGAGAAATTAACGGCTGTCGGTGGTACGAAGCAGGTTGATATCAACTTGATAAAGCAGCTAAAGCCGGATTTAATACTTGCAGAGAAAGAGGAAAATACAGCGGAAATTGTGACACAGCTTGAGCAAATTGCCCCAGTGTTTGTAGCGGAGGTGCAAGCGATTGAGGATGGTCATCGTCTTATAGAAACGCTCGGTATGTTAACAAATAAAAATAATAAGGCGACGAAGCTTGTACAGGCAAGCAAAGCGGGCTTTGCCTCTTTACCTCAGCAAAGTCGAGGGCTAGCGGGCTATGTTATTTGGCGCAAACCGTACATGGTAGTTGGCGATACGACGTATATTCATGATGTTTTAGCGCGCCTTGGCTTTGAAAATCCGTTTGCGCAGCTAGACGGACGTTATCCAATTGTGTCGCAAGAGCAATTTAAAGCAACACAGTTAGATGTATTATTTCTTGCATCAGAGCCATTTCCTTATAGTGAGAAGCATATTGCTGAATTTCAGGAATTTTTACCTCATACGAAAATTGTACTTGTGGATGGCGAAATGTTTTGGTATGGCGCAAAAATGGTAGAAGCCTCAAGCTATTTAACTGCGCTTGTGAAGCAGCTATAA
- a CDS encoding MBL fold metallo-hydrolase — translation MEPIIQAGNKKVYPIIYKPSKNSRDSINCFLVEDAYSLTLIDAGIEHPVYKQFFKEQLAAYGFQLQDISQILLTHHHNDHTGMVNDIVACKEIPVYASDKAVPRLRFEPDFLHYKIVFFERLYRAYDVLHMPAAMQRMAKLKATYEQREQLKVQAEILPLHQSQMLGDFRIHYFPGHSPDSIAFYDESTKWLFAGDIMFANSIPNALVDFDEEGAMLPTVQQQRESFYALQNFELAHVFAGHQSSFTNAKQVIEQSLRRMELKWQRIEQAMQQGERTGQQLAQAVYGTKLEKAFIFVLSDIIGYTHYGEMQKKMTIHKEKEVWLFNNERR, via the coding sequence ATGGAACCAATTATTCAAGCTGGCAATAAAAAAGTGTATCCGATTATTTATAAGCCATCCAAAAATTCGCGTGATAGTATCAACTGCTTTTTAGTAGAGGATGCCTATAGTTTGACGTTAATTGATGCGGGGATAGAACATCCTGTTTATAAGCAGTTTTTCAAGGAGCAGCTTGCGGCATATGGCTTTCAACTACAGGATATTTCACAAATTTTATTAACACACCATCATAATGACCATACCGGGATGGTTAATGATATTGTCGCGTGTAAAGAAATCCCTGTTTATGCAAGCGATAAAGCGGTTCCGCGATTGCGTTTCGAGCCCGATTTTTTGCATTATAAAATTGTTTTTTTCGAGCGGTTATATAGAGCGTACGATGTGTTACATATGCCAGCGGCTATGCAACGTATGGCGAAGTTAAAGGCAACTTATGAGCAGCGCGAGCAATTGAAAGTGCAGGCAGAGATACTTCCGTTGCATCAATCGCAAATGCTAGGTGATTTTCGCATTCATTATTTCCCGGGACATTCGCCTGATTCAATTGCTTTTTATGATGAGAGTACAAAATGGCTATTTGCTGGGGATATTATGTTTGCTAACAGTATACCGAATGCGCTAGTAGATTTTGATGAAGAAGGGGCAATGCTCCCAACTGTGCAGCAACAGCGAGAATCCTTTTATGCTTTGCAAAACTTTGAGCTAGCGCATGTGTTTGCAGGTCATCAGTCGAGCTTTACAAATGCAAAACAAGTAATCGAGCAGAGCTTGCGGCGAATGGAGCTGAAATGGCAACGTATCGAGCAGGCAATGCAGCAAGGGGAACGAACAGGTCAACAATTAGCACAGGCGGTGTACGGCACGAAGCTAGAGAAAGCATTTATTTTTGTACTATCGGATATTATTGGTTATACGCATTATGGCGAAATGCAAAAGAAGATGACCATTCATAAAGAAAAGGAAGTTTGGCTATTTAATAATGAGAGGAGATAA
- a CDS encoding S-layer homology domain-containing protein translates to MEKKQLFILATAGVVTASAVAGGGLAAQAAEVPFSDVQEKNSHYEAIINLTERGIIHGYPDGTFKPNEAVTYAQAAKMLAGVIGMEGTGEELLQLSGILDNPADINQPITRYKMAAIIAQTLQLPTSESVAMPFIDVEVAHQQAVAALFANHITKGTSTTTFSGNQFVTRGQLATFIVRAEQASERAAAASQVIGATITVQNIENGELVTDAQKWSIGTNAQPILNVKNAAALAGAKLDVIIVNGEITEVLAIDLNASGESNAHVVLDGGNASVGYIVVNADFIELKNITIEADLRVAGQTSYIALDGVNVYGEMFLQENETPKVASLTKVATNFFVTVTEINGSFINAIFVGSGAVINSNDSLPYINFISPSLEINVPHVGMVDMNPNMYPNQILDGSAAIDLLSMNPDLMGAILDNLNKIRAENEQFLENLRSSMENSDMLNELGANIDMSNQLDALIASIMRTAQQQLPEERIREIVEQLAPNLSQQDKEKMQGVADSYVRDELQKLKLEELKRQQEARLQELENKKKQLEEENRRRAEELRARLQGKLKIDNVLLPEAANAGLVLGEGVEVGNITTDLPLDQLRQRIENRGQIRTITQANGQQLPFTPAVVDNSSSGSNTGGGSSGSGNTNPPLVITSLEAMIGNALEQLAEVKNGTIPISENGYDISYDQAWIPQRAVNTLEMAITEAQTMVTDAKRSPIANQRVASLTNMNLLVAVTQTDINNMVEKLEKLGNIQHIASGLQELVAIQQALDGEELMIYLDGEEPSVGIVYEAIWSILYDKFEEEQLATIFGLLEEMRNAIQITGDTVTFILNEAISYTDPVTQQTTELVPAIIAQLTIKQEVDSPTTIIINAIGAGKDDLELVLTCAESVPVELVGKMLEVTFDTTTIGGAISGIDGNQIFITLNAPSEGYPTAITLADYEFILQPIY, encoded by the coding sequence ATGGAGAAAAAACAATTATTTATTTTAGCGACAGCAGGGGTTGTCACGGCGAGTGCTGTTGCAGGGGGTGGGCTAGCAGCACAAGCCGCTGAAGTCCCATTTTCAGATGTGCAGGAGAAAAACAGTCATTATGAAGCGATTATAAATTTGACCGAGCGCGGCATTATTCATGGCTATCCTGATGGCACATTTAAACCGAATGAAGCGGTGACATATGCACAGGCTGCGAAAATGCTTGCAGGTGTTATTGGCATGGAAGGAACAGGCGAGGAACTTCTACAGTTATCGGGTATTTTGGACAATCCAGCCGATATTAATCAACCTATTACACGTTATAAGATGGCTGCGATTATTGCACAAACATTGCAGTTACCTACTTCAGAGAGTGTAGCCATGCCATTTATAGATGTGGAGGTAGCTCATCAACAAGCAGTAGCAGCGTTATTTGCCAATCATATTACAAAGGGGACATCTACTACTACTTTTAGCGGTAATCAATTTGTGACACGTGGTCAATTAGCAACATTTATCGTTAGAGCAGAGCAGGCAAGCGAGCGTGCAGCGGCAGCTAGTCAAGTTATAGGGGCTACTATTACCGTACAAAATATTGAAAATGGAGAGCTGGTAACAGATGCACAGAAATGGTCCATTGGCACAAATGCACAGCCCATTTTAAACGTTAAAAATGCGGCTGCTTTAGCTGGGGCAAAGCTAGATGTCATTATTGTAAACGGAGAAATTACTGAAGTGTTGGCAATCGACCTAAATGCATCGGGAGAGTCCAACGCCCATGTAGTATTGGATGGTGGCAATGCCTCTGTTGGTTATATTGTAGTCAATGCTGATTTTATTGAATTGAAAAACATAACAATCGAGGCAGACCTCCGTGTTGCGGGGCAAACTTCCTATATCGCGTTAGACGGAGTAAATGTCTATGGAGAAATGTTTTTACAGGAGAATGAGACACCTAAAGTAGCATCGCTAACTAAGGTAGCCACTAATTTTTTTGTAACGGTAACGGAAATTAACGGCAGCTTCATCAACGCTATTTTTGTGGGATCAGGGGCGGTGATTAATTCTAATGATTCGCTACCATATATCAATTTCATTAGCCCATCATTAGAAATAAATGTCCCTCATGTTGGTATGGTTGATATGAATCCTAACATGTATCCAAATCAGATTTTGGATGGTTCAGCTGCAATTGATTTATTGTCAATGAATCCAGATTTAATGGGGGCGATTCTGGATAATTTGAATAAAATTCGAGCAGAGAATGAGCAATTTTTAGAAAACCTAAGGTCTTCAATGGAGAATAGCGACATGCTCAACGAGCTAGGAGCGAATATTGACATGTCCAACCAGCTAGATGCGCTAATAGCTTCAATTATGAGAACTGCACAGCAACAATTACCTGAAGAACGAATAAGAGAAATTGTCGAACAGCTTGCCCCTAATTTATCACAGCAAGATAAAGAAAAAATGCAAGGAGTAGCTGATTCCTATGTTAGAGATGAGTTGCAAAAGTTAAAGCTAGAAGAATTGAAAAGGCAGCAAGAGGCGAGACTGCAGGAGCTAGAAAATAAAAAGAAACAACTAGAAGAGGAGAACCGCAGGAGGGCAGAAGAATTGCGTGCTAGATTACAAGGTAAATTAAAAATAGACAATGTTCTTCTACCTGAGGCAGCAAATGCTGGACTTGTACTTGGAGAGGGAGTAGAGGTAGGAAATATTACAACAGACCTTCCATTAGATCAATTGCGCCAACGAATCGAAAACCGAGGGCAAATCCGCACAATTACACAGGCCAATGGCCAACAATTACCGTTCACTCCAGCAGTCGTAGATAATAGCTCGAGCGGTAGCAATACTGGTGGAGGCAGCTCTGGCAGCGGAAATACAAATCCGCCACTTGTAATAACGAGCCTTGAAGCAATGATTGGCAATGCGCTTGAACAGCTAGCTGAGGTGAAAAATGGCACGATACCTATATCGGAAAATGGTTATGATATTTCTTACGACCAGGCATGGATACCTCAAAGGGCAGTAAATACACTAGAAATGGCGATTACAGAGGCACAAACTATGGTGACAGATGCCAAGCGCTCACCAATTGCTAATCAACGGGTTGCATCCTTAACAAATATGAATCTTTTAGTAGCTGTGACTCAAACAGACATTAATAATATGGTAGAAAAGCTTGAAAAACTAGGAAATATTCAGCATATTGCTAGTGGTTTGCAGGAGCTTGTGGCAATCCAGCAAGCATTAGACGGGGAAGAGTTAATGATTTATTTGGATGGAGAAGAACCAAGTGTTGGCATAGTGTACGAAGCTATTTGGTCTATTCTATATGATAAGTTTGAGGAAGAGCAATTAGCAACTATATTCGGGTTACTAGAGGAAATGCGAAATGCTATTCAAATAACTGGTGATACAGTAACATTTATATTAAATGAAGCGATTTCTTATACCGACCCTGTAACACAGCAAACAACAGAGCTTGTACCAGCAATAATTGCGCAGTTAACAATTAAACAAGAGGTAGATTCACCAACAACTATCATAATTAATGCAATAGGGGCTGGGAAAGATGATTTGGAGCTAGTCCTTACTTGTGCAGAAAGTGTTCCAGTAGAGCTAGTAGGCAAAATGCTAGAAGTTACGTTTGATACTACAACAATTGGTGGTGCAATCAGTGGGATAGATGGGAATCAAATTTTTATCACACTAAATGCTCCATCTGAGGGATATCCGACAGCGATTACACTTGCAGACTATGAATTTATTTTACAACCTATATATTAG
- a CDS encoding LysR family transcriptional regulator produces the protein MDQALRVFITVVEQRNFTRAAEILHMTQPAVSSYIQNLERIMGTKLLERTNKFVRLNKAGEIVYHHAKDILGLYTRMENLLDDLKHTARGTLSIGSSYTYGEYILPYKIATLLEMYPQINPNIMIKNSHEIIELLLQNQIDVGIIEGEINNEKIKITPFASDYLSIIAASDHPLLDLYNITPFDLSHETWLVREEGSGTRDMQEKGFKQLGFYPERLMTFSSTQVIKESIEAGLGISLLSHSTIKKELELNKLQLMNIKGFPITRNFSLATTIAEFQTKATEVFIELLIK, from the coding sequence TTGGACCAAGCATTACGTGTTTTTATTACAGTTGTAGAGCAACGAAATTTTACTCGTGCTGCTGAAATACTTCATATGACACAGCCAGCAGTTAGCAGTTATATCCAAAACTTAGAGCGCATAATGGGAACAAAATTATTAGAAAGAACTAATAAGTTTGTTAGGCTTAATAAAGCTGGAGAAATTGTTTACCATCATGCAAAGGATATTTTAGGTCTTTACACGCGGATGGAAAATTTATTAGATGATTTGAAGCATACTGCAAGAGGCACTTTATCTATTGGCTCTAGCTATACTTATGGGGAATATATTCTACCTTATAAGATTGCTACTTTGTTGGAGATGTATCCACAAATAAATCCAAATATTATGATAAAAAATTCCCATGAAATTATTGAATTACTCCTACAAAACCAAATTGATGTGGGAATTATAGAAGGGGAAATAAATAATGAAAAAATTAAAATAACCCCCTTTGCATCTGATTATTTATCAATAATTGCAGCATCTGACCATCCTTTATTGGATTTATATAACATAACTCCTTTCGATTTGAGCCATGAGACTTGGCTTGTTCGCGAGGAGGGGTCAGGAACACGGGATATGCAAGAAAAGGGGTTTAAGCAGCTAGGCTTTTATCCTGAAAGACTGATGACTTTTAGTAGTACACAGGTTATAAAGGAATCAATTGAAGCAGGTTTAGGAATTTCTTTACTTTCTCATTCAACTATAAAAAAAGAATTAGAATTAAATAAATTGCAGCTAATGAATATAAAAGGGTTTCCAATTACGAGGAATTTTTCACTTGCAACGACAATTGCGGAATTCCAAACAAAAGCAACAGAGGTTTTTATTGAGTTATTAATTAAGTAA
- a CDS encoding YeiH family protein translates to MTDSHKSFASRNWLAGIGFTFIIALVSFGLSKLPVLNHVGQLACAIIIAIIFRQIWGYPEKLREGIQFSSKKLLRLAIIFFGLKLNMDIVFHQGLGLLVKDVGTIVFSIVLTMFLAKLLKADTSLSLLLGIGTGVCGAAAIAAVSPILKAKDEDTAIGAGIIALVGTIFAVTYTIIRPLIPLTDIQYGIWSGISLHEIAHVALAGTPAGSDALAIALLAKLGRVFLLVPLSFILIYWMKHKRKTEADSDTKIEFPWFLIGFIIMSLFGSYILNRVITVPASVMDGISFFTSFILTMAMIGLGLNINLKDLRTKALRPLLAMLITSLFLSIITYFIV, encoded by the coding sequence ATGACAGATTCACATAAATCATTTGCATCGAGAAATTGGCTTGCGGGAATTGGTTTTACTTTTATTATTGCATTGGTTAGCTTCGGACTTTCAAAATTACCTGTTCTGAATCATGTAGGACAGCTTGCATGTGCCATTATCATTGCTATTATTTTTCGTCAAATATGGGGATATCCTGAAAAACTACGTGAAGGAATTCAATTTTCCTCTAAAAAGCTATTAAGGCTTGCAATTATTTTTTTTGGATTAAAGCTTAATATGGATATTGTTTTTCATCAGGGATTAGGTCTGCTTGTTAAAGATGTCGGTACTATAGTTTTTTCAATAGTTCTTACCATGTTTTTGGCTAAATTATTAAAAGCAGATACCTCATTATCTTTACTCCTTGGAATAGGAACTGGGGTATGTGGTGCAGCCGCTATTGCTGCTGTTTCACCTATTTTGAAAGCGAAGGATGAAGATACCGCAATTGGTGCTGGTATCATTGCACTTGTAGGAACGATTTTTGCCGTTACTTATACTATTATAAGACCTTTAATACCTTTAACGGATATACAATATGGTATTTGGTCGGGGATTAGCTTACATGAAATTGCACATGTTGCCCTAGCTGGTACACCTGCGGGCTCGGATGCTCTTGCAATAGCTTTACTAGCCAAACTAGGCCGTGTCTTCCTACTTGTTCCATTAAGCTTTATACTTATCTATTGGATGAAGCACAAAAGAAAAACAGAAGCTGATTCTGATACAAAAATTGAATTTCCATGGTTTCTTATAGGATTTATTATAATGAGCTTATTCGGAAGCTATATACTTAATCGTGTCATTACAGTCCCTGCAAGTGTCATGGATGGAATATCATTTTTCACTTCTTTTATTTTGACCATGGCTATGATTGGACTAGGCTTAAATATTAATTTGAAAGACCTTCGAACAAAGGCTTTGCGACCGCTTTTAGCTATGCTGATTACCTCACTTTTTCTATCTATCATTACGTATTTCATTGTGTAA
- a CDS encoding ferrochelatase: MIAVIYYAYGAPKSIDDVQTYFSNILKGKPIPAQMLGGIEEAFKKSGLPDFIRSSTERIAKALQTTLNNRSEEEVRLYNAYKHTAPFVEDVYNEAVQAGAETIVTLSVNPILSVSGGGAVHTEVAELVKGSDIRHIAIDNWHLDEGIVNVYAERVRRAFDWLPIEAQKSAYVLFTTHSQPLVPERSEPYAKQFEELSAAIAKKANIERFQPVYRSGKSEGWLSPNVKDAMKNLHAAGAQGFVTCELLSVSADVESFSEINSECRELAKELDVSFATSEFLGDSFDTILALTALIEKRIQAVVTN, from the coding sequence ATGATTGCTGTAATTTATTATGCGTATGGTGCACCGAAATCAATTGATGATGTTCAAACATATTTCAGTAATATTTTAAAGGGGAAGCCCATACCAGCACAGATGCTTGGTGGTATTGAAGAGGCTTTTAAAAAATCAGGGTTGCCAGATTTTATTCGTTCCTCAACAGAACGTATCGCAAAAGCGCTGCAAACGACTTTAAATAATAGGTCAGAGGAAGAGGTACGTTTATACAATGCTTATAAGCATACGGCTCCGTTTGTGGAAGATGTATATAATGAGGCGGTACAAGCTGGTGCAGAGACAATCGTTACACTGTCAGTTAATCCAATTTTATCTGTTAGTGGTGGAGGGGCAGTGCATACGGAAGTGGCAGAGCTTGTAAAAGGAAGCGATATTCGTCATATAGCGATTGATAATTGGCACTTAGATGAAGGGATTGTTAACGTTTATGCAGAGCGTGTTCGACGTGCCTTTGATTGGCTACCTATTGAAGCACAGAAATCAGCTTATGTACTTTTTACTACGCATAGTCAACCATTAGTTCCTGAGCGCAGTGAGCCTTACGCTAAACAATTCGAGGAGCTTTCAGCCGCGATTGCTAAAAAGGCTAATATTGAGCGCTTCCAGCCTGTTTATCGTTCTGGTAAATCTGAAGGCTGGCTGTCCCCAAATGTGAAGGATGCGATGAAAAATTTACACGCTGCCGGGGCACAAGGCTTTGTTACATGTGAGTTATTAAGCGTTAGTGCCGATGTAGAATCATTTAGTGAAATCAATTCTGAATGTAGAGAGTTAGCTAAGGAGCTAGATGTCAGCTTTGCAACTTCAGAGTTTTTAGGTGATAGCTTCGATACAATATTGGCTTTAACTGCATTAATTGAAAAGCGTATTCAAGCAGTTGTTACAAATTAA
- a CDS encoding antibiotic biosynthesis monooxygenase, which yields MYTVSNRFLVKKGMGHKIAPAFTSEKELLDFEGFHKVEVSVCTQNREHDEMNVMMYWQALENFQTWRASDSFKKLHARDAQSNGESPIISNQIVIAEIVATLSI from the coding sequence ATGTATACTGTATCAAATCGCTTTTTAGTTAAAAAAGGAATGGGGCATAAAATTGCTCCTGCATTTACCTCCGAGAAGGAGTTATTAGATTTTGAAGGCTTTCATAAAGTTGAAGTAAGCGTTTGTACACAAAATCGCGAGCATGATGAAATGAACGTCATGATGTATTGGCAAGCCTTAGAAAATTTCCAAACTTGGAGAGCCTCCGATTCCTTTAAAAAACTGCATGCGAGGGATGCTCAAAGCAATGGGGAATCACCAATAATTTCAAACCAAATCGTAATTGCTGAAATCGTCGCTACATTATCTATTTAA